The following is a genomic window from Bacteroidetes bacterium GWF2_43_63.
CGGTCACCAGCAAGCGATTGAGATCGGGTGGCTTCGAGATATAATCAAACGCACCTTTTTTGATGGCTTCCACAGCAGTGTCTATGTTTCCGTGACCGGAGATCATGACGACGGGAACATCACTCAGTTCCTGAATTTTATCAAGCACTTCGAGTCCATCCATCTGCGGCATTTTGATGTCGCAAAGCACCACATCAAATTTATTTAATTTTATCAGTTCCAACGCTTTCATGCCGTTTTCGGCTTCCATCACCTTGAATTTTTCGTATTCCAGAATTTCGCGCAGCGTTTTGCGGATCGGTTGTTCATCGTCGATGATAAGAATAGAACTCATACTTGTAGCTTTGTTTGCGAAATTACAAAAAATATTTATTGCTTTCCCCTGACATTTTATCGTCAGCAAGATGAGTATGACAACAATGCCTGCTGACATGGAATCGTCAGGGGAAAGATTCTCCCCAGTACCCAACAGCTTGTCCGCCTACTGGCGGAATTCCGTGTTCGCTCCCATTTGCAAATAAATGTCGGGCGGGGAGTTTATCCTGCCGCGGCAGAACCAAAATGTTGGGTACTCCATGCAAAAAAGCCCTGCCAGCCAACGTTTCAGTTGACCGAACAGGGATTTTCGATTCTGATTAAGTAATTAAACTACTTAATCATCATTTTAAAGCCGAGACCGTGAACATTCACGATTTCAACTTTATTGTCGTCTTTCAGATACTTGCGAATGCGGCTGATAAAGACGTCCATGCTGCGACCAATGAAATAGTCATCATCGCCCCAGATAGCTTTCAGAGCCACTTCGCGAAGCAAAAGTTCATTGCGTTTCATGGCAAGCAAACGAATCAGATCGCATTCTTTGCGTGTCAGGTGCATGGTTTTGTTCTTAATGGTCAGGTTCTGTTCGCCAACATCGAGTTTGCAATTACCGAACTCAATAATCTCTGTAGTGGTAGTGAGCAGCATTTCCTGTGCGCGCTGAACGCGTTTCAGAATAGCATCGATGCGGAGAAGCAACTCGTCGGTGCTGAAAGGTTTCACAACATAATCGTCGGCACCTGCACGGAAACCTTCGATTTTGTCGTCTTTCATGTCCTTGGCACTGATAATAACGATAGGAACACGCTGATCGTAGCGGCGTATTTCCTTAATCATTGTAATTCCGTCCATTTTGGGCATCATAATGTCAACCAGCATCAGGTCAAATTTTTGTGATTTGAATGTTGCGAGTCCTTCTTCGCCATTGGAGCAAAGTACAACTTCATACTTGTTTATTTCAAGAATGTCGCGTACAAGTGTACTTAAAGTACGGTCGTCTTCGACCAAAAGAATTCTGCCTTTTTTCTTTTCCATAGTTGTTATTTTTCTTGGTTGTTTAATTCAAACTGAAACAATATTTCGAAAGTAGCACCTTTCCCAACGCTACTATGTACCGCGATATCTGCACCCATTTGTTTGAGAATTGTTTTGACATAGTAAAGCCCGATTCCGTGTCCTTTTATATCGTGCTTGTTTATCGGGGTTACCCGGTAAAACCGATTAAAAATCAACTTCTGATGCGATTTGGCAATGCCCAGTCCGTCATCACTCACGAGTATCTGCACTCCTGATTCAATCGATCTTGTAGAAATGGTAACCTTGACTTTGTCACCGCCATATTTGAAAGCATTATCGATCAGGTTTGTAATCACATTCTCGAAATGAGCCAAATCAGCATAAATAAAATCATTGTCTGCTTTCAGATCTGTCAACAGCCTATCCTGATAATCGCTGCGAACCAACAAATAATGGTTTACCATCTTCTGTAAAACTTCATTTGCGTTGATGTATGTGAAACGAAGCATAATCTGTCCTTCTTCCAACAGTACCACGTTTTGAAACTGTTCTGTCTGACGCTGGAGTCGCTTGATTTCATACTGAATGAGCTCCGCATATCGGTGAACGCGATCCGGCTGCCGGGCGACATCTTCATGCACCAGCATTTCAGCGGCAAGCTTTATACTTGCAATGGGTGTCTTGAATTCATGCGCAATGTTGTTGATGGTTTTAACCCTGGTATTGGCTTCCTGCTTCGCTTTTTGAATGGCTCGCATCAAGATGAGTGCTATTATTGCAATTACAACAAAACCAAGCATCGACATCAGCCACCATAAATTCATATGCGACAAATTCAGACGATATCCGATGCTCCCAGGGGGAATAATACTCACCATCATCGCAGGTTTGTTTTTTTCATAATAAAATCCCCGGCTGAAATCGCTGTTCATTGCGTCCTCATCTGTAATGTCAGGATTTGATTTGAATAAAATCTTATTTCCTCTGTATATGGAATATTCAAGGTCTTCGAAGAGAATAATACTTTCAAATTCAGCATTCAAAGCGCTGTCAATCATTGAGCGCATAACTTCGAAACTGGGCTTTTTTCCACCTCTGGTTTCAATCCGGTTAATTTCCTGATTGAAATCGTGACTTGATTTGGCAAGTGACAGTTGAATCAGGGTATATCCGGCCTGCCTGATAACCTTTTGAGAATATGATGTCCAAATAATTTGTCCCACAACGACGGCTATCATTGCTGAAATTGATATATATATAAGAAATTTATATATTTTTGTGGACATTCTGTAGGTTTCGAGTGTTAAAATTAACTCGAATATATACATAGTGGTGTTAAATTAGTATTAAATGTTAAAATATTTTTTTCATGACCTCAAAAGTGCAATACGTAGGTGAATTAAGAACTGTTTGTGAACATTCAGCTTCTTCTTCGCAAATCGAGACAGATGCTCCGGTTGACAATCATGGAAAGGGGGAGAAATTTTCACCTACCGACCTGTTAGCCACGTCGTTGGCATCGTGTATGCTCACTGTTATGGGACTGGCCGGCCAAACCATTGGGTTCTCAATTGACGGAGCCACCGCTTCCGTTGAAAAATTTATGGGAACTGATCCTCGCAGAATAGTAAAAATCAGAATAATAATTGATTTCCCGGGTATTGAATATTCCGAAAAGGAAAAGCAGATAATTCGCCATGCCGCCAGAATGTGTCCGGTCGGACAAAGTTTGCATCATGATATCGAGCAGGAAATTATTTTTAATTTTGAGGAAAAATAATGCAATGCTGCAAACCGGACTTTCCTACTCACTTGAGAAAATAACAACTTCTGCCGACTCTGCCACCACTTATGGTTCGGGAATGGTCGATGTGCTTGCCACTCCAGCCATGATTGGATTTATGGAAAAGACCTGTCTGGAACTGGCGTTGGATCACCTTGAACCCGGATTTAGTACAGTAGGCACCGCGGTGGATATAAAACATCTCAAAGCTACCCAAATTGGTATGAAAATTAATTGCATAGCAGCCTTGACTGAAATAAATGGAAAAATGCTGAAGTTTTGGGTCGAAGTTTTTGATGAACAAGGCAAAGCCGGCGAAGGTTTTCATACACGGGCCATCATCAATGTTGAAAAATTTATGGCTAAGTTGAAATGAAAAATCTTCTGATTGTTATATCCCTTTTACTCATTTTCGTCAAAGCCGGTGCGCAGTCTGACTCCTCAAAGGTTTATCCCGACTTTCGCTTCAACGATGGCATCTACCTCACATTCGACGATTTCAAAAACAACCGGCCTGCTTATTCTGGTTTCGAAGTAAAACACAAAGCCGGAGAAACTTTTTTATATAGAGTTTGTGCCGATTCTTCAACCACCTATGATTGTGAAGTGAAGCAGCCATGGGGCTATTGTCTCAACAAAAGCGTTTTCATTCATCAGGGCTATGGCAACAATTATTTCAGACTACAGGTAGTCGGCGCACTCATTCATTATTTTGTATTGGAAATGCAATACT
Proteins encoded in this region:
- a CDS encoding two-component system response regulator is translated as MEKKKGRILLVEDDRTLSTLVRDILEINKYEVVLCSNGEEGLATFKSQKFDLMLVDIMMPKMDGITMIKEIRRYDQRVPIVIISAKDMKDDKIEGFRAGADDYVVKPFSTDELLLRIDAILKRVQRAQEMLLTTTTEIIEFGNCKLDVGEQNLTIKNKTMHLTRKECDLIRLLAMKRNELLLREVALKAIWGDDDYFIGRSMDVFISRIRKYLKDDNKVEIVNVHGLGFKMMIK
- a CDS encoding osmotically inducible protein OsmC: MTSKVQYVGELRTVCEHSASSSQIETDAPVDNHGKGEKFSPTDLLATSLASCMLTVMGLAGQTIGFSIDGATASVEKFMGTDPRRIVKIRIIIDFPGIEYSEKEKQIIRHAARMCPVGQSLHHDIEQEIIFNFEEK